The nucleotide sequence TAGCAGCTTGCTATACCCGGCGGCGGAGCATGTTTGCTTGCTGTGCCGGCAGCCAGAGCGCTTATGAAAAAAGATCCTTtagtttgattgtttttatttttccctcttgaTCTAActtgggtcacagagacatggaagtagcggcggaaagcggcttttgcagcgaGAGACTGactgatctcatgaacccagacatggagatgtgattACAGATGCTTTTCTAGGAgttttggaaataaataaatacaaactctAAACATCTCCGCATCTTGCATGTGCTATAATGAGATATACACAgacagaaatttgaatgcacctgctgtaaatcaaagtattcttcacattcctgtttttaaatgagttggTTTGAGTTTATTCCCATAATTATGATTTCATTGAAACAGCAAAATcattctttattcatatttttatagATTCTCACTCCTGGTTCATCAATGTTGAGCCAGAGAAACATGGGAAaatcctttttgtttattttaacaaaaaaaaaaaaaaaaggaaaagggctCCCCAGACGGCACGGATGAAGTCTGCTGCCATTGGCTACCCAAACGCCTCAGACGTTGGACGTCAGgcccacatgcttttactgaggcatctgatggTCAGTTAAAAGGTTGAATAACTCgcagtaaaaaaatatacatctttaaaaaaaaattaggatttgaAAGATGACGTTAAGaagaaggtatcagagcaagaataatTATTCTGATAAATAGAATGACCGAATAATACAgtaactgtttatttttcaatctaTGGGATTTCGGCTTCTTAAACCAAcggttacttcctgtttgggaacaCGAGAGGGGAGGGGCCGAGCTGTCCATTGTTGTTACAGTCTGTGGTTCACAGTCATAAATACCGATTTGTGACCATTTTCTAAATTAATAGGaaggaaataaaaactgatttattaccaaaacagaactttaaaataacttttcttCATAATCTTATGATTCCACCATTTAAAAGGTAAagtttgtcagagaaaaaaaaagaaaggcttGTAAACTGTTTATGCTTTAACAAACATCATCACCAAAAGACTATAAGCCACATGGGCCAAAAggaaagaatttaaaaatgtgttacttTTATTTCAAGTCTTTGTAAAAGTGAAACTGCTGACCAGCAAACGGACAATACCTGATGGACTATGAGTTGTAGTGGATCTGGTGGCGGTGGTTGTGGTGGTGGTGACGGGAGGCACaatggcttctttaaaaaacacataagtaaaaataaaagttacaacATGTCCATCTAAAGGACATGATCACACCAGCTAACGTGTACTAAAGTGCGTTAAACCATGATTGTCGACCAAAATCCCGCTTCTCCCCCCATCGTGAAGACAAATTATGTTTAACAACCTGGTGGCAGGTGGTCCAGGTGGCAAACTTTTTTGTTCCACCCAatgaaaagcaaacaaagcatgtggttttatgctaacatGTTTTGGCAGTTGCCCGTTGTAACCGCtgactgtttatgagaactggactgactgatCCCTCCCCCCCTCGggtcccaaacaggaagtaaccacTGGGTCccaaaaatcccatagacttctattgagaaattaaCGGCTATTCCTCAGTCCTATATGTCAGAATAAACACTCTTGTTGTACTACCTGTTaacaacatgttcttgctaatcctatttattttttccaaaatattttttctgcagtccaagttattcaagttagaaactgaccaatcagatgccttaattaAAGTAGTGGTTGATATCAGATCctgaagtggtaggggtgtggacttccaacaaactcactcctgattggcgagagtggtccATAGAAATggtgactcagaccaatcactgctaactGAAGACATCTAAAACTAGCATGGTGGCGCCCTCATCGCAAATAAATGGCGGACAAATTGAGTTAATTTCTTTGGAGCCGGTAGTGAGCCATTTTCTATGTGTAACGTCCCGCTCACTCatgttctcatatacagtcaatgagagTCACGCCGTGCTCTGTTTGACGACGCCATCAGACCCTCAGCCAGAATCACACTAACAAACCAACAGACTGTTAGGCCCTTTCTGGGTACATTTATAAAACACGAACTCCTGAACTCCTGGCAGGAGGTTTACAAGATTTCTATGAATCAGAATAAGTAGAAAcgagaaggagctgcatttccagaagaaaatacagggttgAATACTGTATtggtgaataaaaaaatgaaacttaaagggtaataatcggctaaataaataaataaatgatcaaagttgactataaataaagtgaaaacagcacaataacaagaacaatattttttgtaaaaaatgtgagcgctgggtatcgaaccagcgagcttctgcaccacagtaagaagcaaaggttttcaaggattccccatggatttcaatggaggcaaaaatcctgaaACATCTTGAAAAGatcaaggatttgaagaaacAAAAGTCATAACTGGAAAAggctgtaaataaataaatatgcatcAATGGAAGCACgtgttcttttttcaaaattatctTTGGATCGTCAGCTAAACCTGAGATCACCCACACCGTCCCATTTTCTGTGGACCCATGTTTGCTTGTTagtaaaggaaaaataaataaatacaaatttaaagacattttagtttaaaacttacTTTTACATGTTGGAATGCCAGGAGACCACTTGCTCTCTGCTGTACATTGCAAAGTATGATGTCCGACTAATTCATAACCCTTCGCACACTTCACTTTGATCGTAGACTTGAATCCATATGGAGGCCGCGCGCCGTCCTCATAATCTAGAAGACCTGTGATAGGATCTTCACACTGAAcaactgcaataaaaaaagaaaacattttttttccccaaaaaaaacaccatctaTAGATACTAATGAAACACTTACAGACACATGTTGGAGGGGGGACGTCGTATTTTCCTCCATCTGAGCACGTCAACTGCAGTGATCCGATGGCTGTCAATCCTGAAGAACACTTGTATGTCACAACTTCTCCATATTTGTAAGATTCTTTAACCGGACTGAAGGTGGCCTTCTCTACGTCTTGGGGCGTTACACATTGCACCGCTGtaaatagaaaattaaaaaggaaactttaGCCGTTTTCAGGAATTTGTCATCATTAGTGAATACATGAAGATCACTGACCATCACATGTGGGCACCCTGCTACCCCATCCTTGGGCCATGCAAAGGATTTCTTTATCACCAACAAGTGCGTAACTGTATTCagggagaagaaaaaaggtgtGGAAATTTCTCTAAGATGGAATTTAAACGACCACGATAGTTTGTCAAACTTTtatagactttaaaaaaaagcagtcttTGCAGGCACAACACATTACCGCCCTCACCGCCTCCCCTTCTGACCCACCCTCACTGGCTTAGCAACGTCTACACAGCACTTACCCCCCACTTCTGCCACTGCCACCCAGGTCAAAAGCAGCATGTGacacattcattaaaaaaaattaaaataaaccactttttttttattgcgcCTTTCCTGTTCGTTATATCTCTGTAgcaacaactttatttattggGGGGGCACCTgaaatttttagaaaaatgggCAGAAGAcattgaggttttttgttaaccacgcccacattcccaATATGTTTTTATCATATGGCATTTTATTTCGCTGAGCTTGAGCCAGGGATTTATGGATTAAAGTTTCACAATATTTCAGTCATCAATATGAGAGCAATAAGAAAACGCCTCTTTTGCGGCATAAAAAtcgaaataaaatcaaaattccAAAGATGCTTAAAAGTAACAAagcaatagatcaaaatcccTTGGTGGAGTCTAAATTTGTTGTTGGTTCtaaaggtaattttttttttgggaaaattgATGATGGCGGCCTCATCCtgaagtcaaaggtcaacgGTTGTGATCATAAACTTAACCTGgcagc is from Oryzias latipes chromosome 7, ASM223467v1 and encodes:
- the LOC101157860 gene encoding membrane cofactor protein isoform X13; the encoded protein is MAETVIFFLSVFALVTTTQGQSCSKPVGNANMSLKDEYILTNTFPDQARVSFGCNGGYEPSGGSPTITCNAGSWSELTLTCRRKSCGALGDVENGNVEYPDGVEFGDKAVITCNPGYALVGDKEILCMAQGWGSRVPTCDAVQCVTPQDVEKATFSPVKESYKYGEVVTYKCSSGLTAIGSLQLTCSDGGKYDVPPPTCVFVQCEDPITGLLDYEDGARPPYGFKSTIKVKCAKGYELVGHHTLQCTAESKWSPGIPTCKKAIVPPVTTTTTTATRSTTTHSPSGGGNSVGIGLGIFAAVNVATLLVQRYLL
- the LOC101157860 gene encoding membrane cofactor protein isoform X12, with translation MAETVIFFLSVFALVTTTQGQSCSKPVGNANMSLKDEYILTNTFPDQARVSFGCNGGYEPSGGSPTITCNAGSWSELTLTCRRKSCGALGDVENGNVEYPDGVEFGDKAVITCNPGYALVGDKEILCMAQGWGSRVPTCDAVQCVTPQDVEKATFSPVKESYKYGEVVTYKCSSGLTAIGSLQLTCSDGGKYDVPPPTCVFVQCEDPITGLLDYEDGARPPYGFKSTIKVKCAKGYELVGHHTLQCTAESKWSPGIPTCKKAIVPPVTTTTTTATRSTTTHSPSGGGNSVGIGLGIFAAAHREVRTERLQKMERM
- the LOC101157860 gene encoding membrane cofactor protein isoform X9, whose protein sequence is MAETVIFFLSVFALVTTTQGQSCSKPVGNANMSLKDEYILTNTFPDQARVSFGCNGGYEPSGGSPTITCNAGSWSELTLTCRRKSCGALGDVENGNVEYPDGVEFGDKAVITCNPGYALVGDKEILCMAQGWGSRVPTCDAVQCVTPQDVEKATFSPVKESYKYGEVVTYKCSSGLTAIGSLQLTCSDGGKYDVPPPTCVFVQCEDPITGLLDYEDGARPPYGFKSTIKVKCAKGYELVGHHTLQCTAESKWSPGIPTCKKAIVPPVTTTTTTATRSTTTHSPSVSPDPSDPRGGGNSVGIGLGIFAAVNVATLLVQRYLL
- the LOC101157860 gene encoding membrane cofactor protein isoform X6; the protein is MAETVIFFLSVFALVTTTQGQSCSKPVGNANMSLKDEYILTNTFPDQARVSFGCNGGYEPSGGSPTITCNAGSWSELTLTCRRKSCGALGDVENGNVEYPDGVEFGDKAVITCNPGYALVGDKEILCMAQGWGSRVPTCDAVQCVTPQDVEKATFSPVKESYKYGEVVTYKCSSGLTAIGSLQLTCSDGGKYDVPPPTCVFVQCEDPITGLLDYEDGARPPYGFKSTIKVKCAKGYELVGHHTLQCTAESKWSPGIPTCKKAIVPPVTTTTTTATRSTTTHSPSGGGNSVGIGLGIFAAVVGVAALVTSIILYKKRSAQRSTDRETAKDGENVRLS
- the LOC101157860 gene encoding membrane cofactor protein isoform X8 — protein: MAETVIFFLSVFALVTTTQGQSCSKPVGNANMSLKDEYILTNTFPDQARVSFGCNGGYEPSGGSPTITCNAGSWSELTLTCRRKSCGALGDVENGNVEYPDGVEFGDKAVITCNPGYALVGDKEILCMAQGWGSRVPTCDAVQCVTPQDVEKATFSPVKESYKYGEVVTYKCSSGLTAIGSLQLTCSDGGKYDVPPPTCVFVQCEDPITGLLDYEDGARPPYGFKSTIKVKCAKGYELVGHHTLQCTAESKWSPGIPTCKKAIVPPVTTTTTTATRSTTTHSPSVSPDPSDPRGGGNSVGIGLGIFAAAHREVRTERLQKMERM
- the LOC101157860 gene encoding C4b-binding protein alpha chain isoform X19, with amino-acid sequence MAETVIFFLSVFALVTTTQGQSCSKPVGNANMSLKDEYILTNTFPDQARVSFGCNGGYEPSGGSPTITCNAGSWSELTLTCRRKSCGALGDVENGNVEYPDGVEFGDKAVITCNPGYALVGDKEILCMAQGWGSRVPTCDAVQCVTPQDVEKATFSPVKESYKYGEVVTYKCSSGLTAIGSLQLTCSDGGKYDVPPPTCVFVQCEDPITGLLDYEDGARPPYGFKSTIKVKCAKGYELVGHHTLQCTAESKWSPGIPTCKSGGNSVGIGLGIFAAVNVATLLVQRYLL